Within Thermoprotei archaeon, the genomic segment GCTTTGTGCACTTAGTTGTAGTTTGTTCACACTTTTTTCGGTTCCCATGTATCGTTTTAGTATCATGAAAGATCTAACTGCACAGTGACGAAATATTCTTGTGAGCATTTCTGTTCTTGATAGCGCTTTGTTAAGTAAGGGTTTGATGTTTTCTGGTGTAACACTTCTTACTAACCATTCCAGATCTGGGTTTATGTATAGTGGTATTGTTAGCATGAATCCATTGTCTGTTACTGTTATTCTTACGTTGGTATTGTATTCTTGTGAGAGTTGGTATGCATAGGCTTTACTGAGAGCTTGGTTGCATCTTCTTCCGAATAATGTATGAAATATTATATTTCTCACTGGTTTTTCTTCAAACGTTTCTATCAGAATGAGTTTGTCGGAAGGTACTAATCCGTTTGTAAACGTTAATTGTTCCCATATGTATTCATATATTGTTTCTGCAGCGTATCGTGATAAGTTATATTCTTTTTCGAGCCATGTTATTACACTATTTCTACTACGTGATTTGATCAATTCCACAACTTTTCTCCTGAAAGCTCCTATTAATAACGCTGAGTCGAAACTTAATGGTAACATTTCGCTAAACCAGCTAGGTACTGTTGGTCGTTGTCCTTCAGCTGGCTTTACTATAGCTTTTGAACCTCTACTTTTTAGGAACTCATAAGTTTTTCCTCCTAATACAAATATGTCTCCTGGTTCGAGTATTTCTAAGAATTCTTCTTCAAGAACTCCTATAAATTTACCATCTGTAGTGTGCACTTCGATCTGAGCTTCATCAGGTATTGTGCCACTGTTTAAGTAATATATCATGCGTGTTTTTCCACCGCCTTTTCTTCCAAATATTCCTTCTTCCTCATCAAGCCAGATTTTTGCGTATACTTTCATGTCCTTGAGTTGCTCATAATGCCCAGCTAGATATCTTAATGTTGAGATGAAATCTTCATATGGTAATTCATGATAATTATAGCTTCGTTTAATTAACTTATATGCCTCATCTGTCCTCCATTTATTTTCAATCGCCATCCCTACTAAATGCTGAGCTAATACATCTAAACAGTTCTTTGGTATTTTTACATTATCAATCAATCTTTCTTCTGCAGCTTTTCCTAGGACTGTTGACTCAACTAAATCATCCCTATCTACAGCAATTATTCTACCTTTACTTATTCGTTGTGTATTATGACCGGAACGTCCCACTCTTTGTAATAATCTGCTTACACTTTTTGGACTGCTGAGAAGTGCCACCATGTCAATTGATCCTATGTCTATTCCTAATTCAAGACTTGTTGAGCATACTACTGCTTTCAGTTGTCCTTTTTTCAATTTTTCTTCAACATCTAATCTTATCCCTCTGCTTAGAC encodes:
- a CDS encoding ATP-dependent helicase; its protein translation is MEIEESKRIMWVENYVRDDEVYSMLKPYVSEWFRRKFSSFTIPQRMAIPEIKKGHNVLISSPTGTGKTLAVFLGLLDELYGLAEKGELGDQIYILYISPLRALDNDMKRNLLVPITEIAQVASEMNIKVPEIRVAIRTGDTTQNERQKMLRKPPHILITTPESLAIILVAPKFRERLKSVRWVVVDEIHELCNNKRGVHLSLSLERLENLAGNKIIRIGMSATISPLEEVALYLAGYDDDGTPRECKIVDARFSKPFEIRVLMPVRDIIYESTEKLNSSIYRELGKLISENRTTLIFTNTRSATERVVYKLKKMKLDGNSVIDADSIEAHHSSLSRGIRLDVEEKLKKGQLKAVVCSTSLELGIDIGSIDMVALLSSPKSVSRLLQRVGRSGHNTQRISKGRIIAVDRDDLVESTVLGKAAEERLIDNVKIPKNCLDVLAQHLVGMAIENKWRTDEAYKLIKRSYNYHELPYEDFISTLRYLAGHYEQLKDMKVYAKIWLDEEEGIFGRKGGGKTRMIYYLNSGTIPDEAQIEVHTTDGKFIGVLEEEFLEILEPGDIFVLGGKTYEFLKSRGSKAIVKPAEGQRPTVPSWFSEMLPLSFDSALLIGAFRRKVVELIKSRSRNSVITWLEKEYNLSRYAAETIYEYIWEQLTFTNGLVPSDKLILIETFEEKPVRNIIFHTLFGRRCNQALSKAYAYQLSQEYNTNVRITVTDNGFMLTIPLYINPDLEWLVRSVTPENIKPLLNKALSRTEMLTRIFRHCAVRSFMILKRYMGTEKSVNKLQLSAQSLLSLITEINNFPILKEAYREILEDKMDIENAKQILKQMKNDDIEIKFFIANEVPSPFSHSIVTQGYSDVVLMEDRRKILQNLHRRLMEKLNQTTTIS